GGTCCGCGCGCCCGCCTTGACTCCGCCGTATCGACATGTCAGCAATGGGCCGGCGCATGGATACGACCGACTATCTGATTATCGGCAGCGGCATCGCCGGCCTCAGTCTGGCCCTCAAAGCGGCCGCCCACAGTTCGGTCACGATTGTCACCAAAGACCGCCTTCCGGAGAGCAACAGCGCCTACGCCCAGGGCGGCATCGCCTCGGTCTGGAGCGCCGACGATTCCTTTGAGGCTCACACCCGCGATACCCTCAAAGCCGGGGTCGGGATCTGTCATCCCCAGGTGGTCGAGACCGTCGTCCGCGAGGGGCCGGAACGGATTCGGGAACTGATTGCGCTGGGTACCAACTTTTCGCGTCGGAGCGACAACGGCGGGAAAGCTCTCGGTGATGACCGATCTTCATCCAGGAAGAAATCACCGCTATCTTTCGAGGCCGAGGAGTACGACCTGGGCCTTGAGGGCGGCCATTCGTACCGGCGCATCCTGCACGCGGCCGATGCCACCGGCCAGGAGATTATCCGAGCCCTGGTCGACGCCGTCCGTGGCCAGCCCAATATCCGCATTCTTGAGAACCACATGGGGGTCGATCTGCTGACCGCGGACGGCCTGGCTGGCACCGAATGCTGGGGAGCCTATGTGCTCGATCTGGAGACCAACCAGGTGGCGACCTTTACCGCCCGGGTCACCGTGCTGTGCACCGGCGGGGCGGGCAAGGTCTACCTGTACACCAGCAACCCCGATGTGGCGACCGGCGACGGAGTGGCGATGGCCTATCGGGCCGGCGCGCCGGTCGCCAACCTCGAATTTTTTCAGTTTCACCCGACCTGTCTGTTTCATCCCCAGGCCAAGTCGTTTCTGATTTCCGAAGCCCTGCGCGGCGAGGGGGCGGTGCTGTGCCGCCCGGACGGGACGGCCTTCATGGCCGAGTATGACGAGCGGGCCGAGCTGGCGCCCCGCGACGTGGTGGCCCGGGCGATTGACCGCGAAATGAAGACCCACGGCTTTGCGTCGGTCTTCCTCGA
The genomic region above belongs to Desulfurellaceae bacterium and contains:
- the nadB gene encoding L-aspartate oxidase, with protein sequence MDTTDYLIIGSGIAGLSLALKAAAHSSVTIVTKDRLPESNSAYAQGGIASVWSADDSFEAHTRDTLKAGVGICHPQVVETVVREGPERIRELIALGTNFSRRSDNGGKALGDDRSSSRKKSPLSFEAEEYDLGLEGGHSYRRILHAADATGQEIIRALVDAVRGQPNIRILENHMGVDLLTADGLAGTECWGAYVLDLETNQVATFTARVTVLCTGGAGKVYLYTSNPDVATGDGVAMAYRAGAPVANLEFFQFHPTCLFHPQAKSFLISEALRGEGAVLCRPDGTAFMAEYDERAELAPRDVVARAIDREMKTHGFASVFLDISHRSADFLRQRFPVISQRCLEHGIDLTREPIPVVPAAHYMCGGVVIDLHGATAIRRLYAAGEVSMSGLHGANRLASNSLLEAVVFAHRVFVHAREFLATDRRPSPAFADWNPGQAVDSDEMVVVTQTWEEIRRLMWNYVGIVRSDRRLARAQRRIGLIQDEIRDYYWNFLVTGDVLELRNLATVAELIIRCARLRRESRGLHATLDYPHAADLVWQRDTVVRLAAPHGGARQDTRVAL